A window of Phacochoerus africanus isolate WHEZ1 chromosome 11, ROS_Pafr_v1, whole genome shotgun sequence genomic DNA:
gggatggaaatcctgtgaaatcagattgttatgatcattatacaactacagatgtgataaattcatttgagtaatttaaaataaataaataaaaggctttttGAATTATGAAGTAGTGAAATTCTTATACAACAAATCAAGATGTTATGTAAAGATTAACATTATTCCATTGTACTGGACGAAAGCCTCGGACCAAGATATGAcaaccactttttatttatttatttatttattttaaggccacacctatgtcatatggaggttcccaggctaggggtccagttggagctacagccactggcctacaccacagccacagcaacttgggatccaagccacatctgcaacctacgtcacagctcatggcaacactctttaacccacccagtgaggccagggatcaaacctgcatcctcatggatgctagtcagatttgtttccactgagccacgatgggaaatcctgacAACTTTTGAAGCCATCTGCTCAACTGAATTTTCTCTTCCTACCACACATTCATTAATCTATACATTCAAGATTATTTATTCTGTTCCAGTCTGTGCTGGACACTGTTACTTGGTATCCTGAGAGCAGAATTAGCCACATCTAAAGGTCAAAGTCTCCTATCCCAGGTCGGGTCTTGAGACATGTGATTTTGGTGATGGCTGCCTTGACATCCTTGTTTCTTAGAGTGTAGATGAGAGGATTGAGGATTGGTGTGAGAATAGCATACACCACGTTGCCCACGATGTGGAAGTCAAGGGGCAGGTCAGCCCTGTAGGCCACATAGGCTATGGCAATGGATGAGTAGTAGGTGCCAACCACCAGCAGGTGGGAGgtgcaggtggagaaggctttggaGCGTCCTTCTCGGGAGCTGATGCGAAGCACTGAGGCCACAATGTGGGCATAGGAGAGAAGCACcaggagaaggggcaggaaggacaCGACCATGGCGATGCAGAAGCCCATGAGGGTCTGGGGGGTGGTGTCAGAGCAGGAGGCCTGAACTAGAGCCAGATGATCACAGAAGCAGTGGTAGATTCGAGCAATGTTGTCATATGCCATGTGGGAGGTCTGTGCCACTGCTGGGATGGGCAGAAGGAGGGCGGTGAGCCAGGCACTGGCCGCCAGGGCAGCATTGGTCTGCGGGGTCATGTGCACAGGGTAGTGCAGGGGCCGGCAGATAgccacgtagcggtcataggccatgaccACCAGGATGAAGGCTTCAGAGCAGGTAAAGCTTTGGAAGAGGTACATCTGCAATAAGCAGGAAGTAAAGCTGAGGACGTGGTCCCCAAGCAAGAGGAGGGACAGCATCTTGGGGACAGTGGTTGTGGTGAAGAGGATGTCCAGGGCTGAGAGGTTGatcaggaagaagtacatgggtttATGGAGTCTGGGCTCTGTCACCACGGCCACCAGGATCAGGGTATTACCCGTAAGGATGAGAAGatagaagaggaggaaaataaaaaacacagggaggaagagggactCTGGAAGAGAGGGGAGGCCCACCAGGTAGAAGACTGGTGAGCCACCCACTGATCCATTACAAGTTGTGGCCTCCATGGTGAGACAGAACTGGATTTTTGCAAGATGGGCAACTGGAACATCTGGACACTGGAATATTTGGAAACCACAGAAACAAAGGATTCTGGAATGAGAATTCTATATTTACTCTCTAGTTAAGTATAAGCATAATTACTTACAACCAACTCTTGATCACATTTTCCTGCACGTTGTTAGAAAAAAGTCAATTTTGGATTGAATGTCACTGAGTTAAGCTGAGGTGGGGTTTGAGGGGCAGAAATTCAGAGCTATCAAGTCCAGTCGtacacctcctcctccctcctctggcccatttctttctttctttcttccttccctccttccctccctcctttcttccttcctttcttttctttctttctttctttctttctttctttctttctttctttctttctttctttctttctttctttctttctttctttctttctttctttctttctttctttctttttctttctgctgcacctgtggcaaatggaaattcccaggctacaggtcaaattggagctgcagctgaggcttatgctacagcttgtggcaacaacagatcctcaacacactgagcaaggccaggaatcaaacccgcatcctcacagagacaatgtcgggtcttaacccctgagccacaacaggaactcctggcccatTTCTATTAAGGGGTCTGAATTTGAAGTCTGGAAACAGAGTGTCTTTTCACGGTCAGCCCTTAAGTTCATAGCAAAGGTGGTCTTTAACCCAGTGTCCTGGTTCCCACCCAGTGTTCATAAGGATTTTTCATGAGCGAAGCTGATTCCTTACCCTCTCTTCAGCTTTGTTTCTCCTTACTCTTATCAAATGGCCACTCCTTGCTCTTGCCTCATCCTTCCCTCCTCCGCGAGGCCTTTGTCCCCCTGGCTTGGGGGTCTCTTTTCTGGGTTCCTGCACTTTTCTTTGTCATCACTGATCACACTGGGTTGTCTTGTGTCTACGGCTCCATCAGACAGCCAGCATTTGCAGGGGCTGTAATGGAGACTGATTGTTTCTGTTTAATAATCCACCACCACCGTTTTCAGGACCCTGGTGCTCCAGAGGCAGGAGCCTGAATGCAGCTTTCCCAACTGGCTTTGTTTTGTTACTGAATCATAAAATTGGAATGAAAGGGTCATTAGCAAGAAATAGTTTTAGTCTAATCCTTTTCTTATACGGATTAGGAATACAACAGGGGGGCTCAGATGTGGGCTATAatttccccaaagtcacacagtcagTGGTGACAGAACCAGAACTAAACTAGCGTCTGGGCAGGATTATCACCTTGAGCCTGGGGACAATTCATCAATAAGCCCAGGCTGCTCCACCTACTCGGGGCCACAAGTCAGACCATGGAGTTGAGGTTTATTTGCTCACCCCAAAGGCACTGAAGCACTTCCCTTCTCTAAACGTCTATTGGGCAGAATGGGCCTATGCAACAGACAAACAAAGTACGTGCTTAGGGCATTAGACAGATGGGGGCaccaaaaaatgttttggaaagacTTTAGAATTccacatcttttaaaaagcattggtGTAGCATCATGGTAAAAATCAGAAATGTTCTAgactttacatttctttcttttttttttttttgccttaattaaatgattttattttgaatcCACATTATAGAGGGCTTTTGATGGTTTGTTTTTGAGgctttttttggccaagcccttggcctgtagaagttcctgggtcaagagtcaaacccacaccacagcagcaacccaagctaccccagtgacaatgccagatccctaaccctgtGCTCCGCAAAGGGACTCCAGGGGGATGCTTTCAGGGCTTAAGGACACTAAATGTTGTTATAAGACCATTTCCTTGGTCAGGGTCATCTATGAGCCAATTACAGTGCTGGTGGGGGATAGAGAAGGACAGAAAGACCAATTACCAAACATCCACCCCAACACTGTATATTTCTCCTCCCATCATCCCACCCTGCCAGGGAGCAGGTACACCCCTTCAACAATGAGAAGCTGGGGGCTGGAGAAGAGCAGAGCCTTGTTCAAGCATGGTGAGGGTTGAGAGCAGTGACTGTTCTGGAGCCAGGCTGTTGCAAAGGACTGAGTCCATCTTGGCTTCTGGGCCAGCTCTGCCATTCACTTGCTGTGACTTCGGGCCTCTGAGACTCATTTTTCCCATCTGAAACGTCTCTCCCAActcagcacactttttttttgtctttttttttagggccacacctgtggcatatggaggttcccagggtaggggtcgaatcagagctgtagccgccgggcctacaccacggccacagcaacgccagatccaggccggatatgcaacctacaccacagctcatggccacactgaatcttcaacccactgagcgaggccagggattgaacgtgtgtcctcacagatactagtcagattgatttcgccgagcctcagtgggaactcctcagtacaCATTTTTGAGTGGCCCAGTGAGGGGTCAGAGATGGATGTCTTGTGGCCCAAGCCTCTAAGAAGGGAGAGTGAGGTTCTCCCATTTGTGAAGCTCCTGTTGCATGCTTGATTCCTTAGTCTTTGTGCCATTACACGTCATTGCAATTCCCAAATCCATGCCATTCTCTCATAGTTCCCCTAACTTGTGCTGTTCCCACAGAAGAGGAGCAGGACATGTGTGAATTACAGAGTTTGGGCTCCTTAACTGGAGTGAGAAAGACCTGGGTTTCCACGCTGGCCCCACCACCTTCCATTATCTGTCTCTGAACTGCAGGTCCCCCATCTGTGGCTCAGTGTTGGCAGAGGCCTCAGTCAATAGTCTCATTTCTTTACCTGTCATGGGCCTGGCTTCCTTGTGACAAACTCTAACCATACCATCGGGCTCTTGGTTTGTGACCGCTCATCCCTGTCTGTCCTGCTGGGGTCGCTGACCCACAGTCACACAATCTGACATTGTGTGCAGATGGGGACCCTGAGGTTcacacatggggggggggggcgctcccaGGCTCCTCTGCATGGCTCTGCctgccccaggcctccctcagccACGCAGATACTCCCTCCCTAGCCCTGCTCACCTGACCCGCCCGATTCAGCTTGGTGCCATCTGTGGAGTCATCAGCTTGGCCCTGGGGGGAGAGCCAGGTTGGGGTTGAGTCACGGCCCATTAAACCTCAGAGCCAGGGCCTGCTGGGGCGCTCTTTGTTAAGTCGACTCTCCTATGGGACCCTGTCCCTGCCAGCTGGGAGCAACTTCCCAGGATGGAGCAGGGGACTTGGCTCGGGGCTTTGCAGAGGATGAAAACAGCATCATTAACCACCCTCCTGAGTCCCGGAACTTTATCACTAATGAAGCAGTTTGCTTCCTGCTGGCCTGTCTGGTCTCACAACAGCcattaggtttattcctagtgtTTGACATTTGAGGCAACTGTGATCTAGAGAAGTGGCTTGGCCAAGGTCCAACGAGTGACTGGGGGACTTAAAGTCGTGCAAATGGCtggtggcagaactgggatttggaCGGGTTCAGCAGCTTAGCAAGCAGCACATTGTGGCTGTGATCTGAATTCTTTCCAGTTATGTCACCTTGGACAAATCCCTTCCCTCACTGAGCCtttcttccttatctgtaaaaagagTGTAATGGGCTATTGGTAAGATTTCATGATAAACATTCAATTAAAAAGAGCAGTTATTTCAGTCAACCCAAATAGGAAAAACCTGCTGCATGATTGAATAGAACTAGTGCTGTTATATGTGAGGCGGAGGTCTGTGCCCCAAGGCCAAGGTCAAGTCACAGATGGTTCCTGCCTCGGCTTCCTGATGCTTCCTTTGTCTCCATAGCTCTCTATTTCTGACTCTGTCATTCCTTCAGTAACATGTACaaaatttaagtgatttttaaaatttcacaagtAACAGATAGATCCCCTGGTAAAGTATTTTCATCAATCCAGAGCTTTCTTTTGTAAAAGTGGAAGTTTTCACACCAGCCCTTccccatttttctccttccttcctcagagGAAATCACTGTTACTGAACTGGTGTGTTCATGTCAGACCTTTTCTaaacatgtgcgtgtgtgtggttttgctttgttttgcttttagcaTATCTTGAATCATTTTGTACTTATCCCATTATATTCTAACCTAATGTTTTGAAATATACACATtactacatattaaatatataatcaacAAAAACCTACTGTCTGGCACAGGGAACTTCACTCAAATTCTGTGATAACcactatgggaaaagaatctgaaaaagattgaaTATACGTATAACTAAACCACTTTGCTggacacttgaaactaacacaacattgtaaatctagcATACgctgaagtaaaataaaaattaaattaaattgagagaaaaacgaaagaaagaaaccaagccTTGGAATCGTCTATCTGATctactttattcttttatctgATATTTGGTATTTGATGGCGTGGACATGACATAATTTGTGTAGTAATTTCCCTGATGACAGACATTTAAGTTGTATCCAGTtattgctattatgaataatattatAATTAACATCCTCTTAACATGTATTTGGGGACATATATACCCAAATATTTCTCTGAGATAGATCCTTAGAAGTAGGAATTCTGGGCCAAGAGGTAAGCAGATTCTAAAATCCGTATGTgttggagtttccttcatggctctgtggttaacgaacttgactaggacccatgaggttgtgggttcgatccctaagaatctggcgttgctgtagctgtggtgcaggccggcagctgtagctccaattcgctccctagcctgggaacttccatatgctgtgggcatgaccctAAAATGCaatacataaaagaagaaaataagataaaataaaatctgtgtgTATATGCCTGTCCCGGGACAGTCCAAGCTTCAACCCCAGAGGCTCTGAGcacgctgagccacagcaatgacgggGATGACATTGTTACCCCAGTGCCTGAGGCTGCTGCCCAGAACCGGGAGAAACCAGGCATGAACGATTCATTTCAGCCCAGAGAAGAGACTTCCATAGCAGATCTGACTGTAGACTTACAAGTGTAGGATGCGAGGATACTAAGCCATTGGCAGCTGAGTGTCAAACTTCATGTAAAGCAGAAACTGGTACAGCAGAGGCTGTAGCTGCTCCTCGTGCTCTAATGAACTTCACCATGGAGCTGAAGGTGGTTCCGACATTCCTTTGAATAGCAAACAAGCGCTATATGGGCCATCTCCTCTCCAGACCTACTCCCTCTGATGGAAGAGAGAACTTCGCATTTGGAATACATTTGTGTCTATGGATCTTTGCTTCCAGATCATAAATGTAAATGCTAGAGGTGTTTCTGGGGGAGAAGATATAATCATTCTTAAGTTAAAGGCAAAGAATTCTGCAGAATCAGCAGATAACAATCCACACAACAGGTGAATTCttttgatctgttttctgtctctcagAGACTACAGAACTCCTTAAGGACCATCCAGACCCAGCTGTCAGCAACACGAGGATGACTAAAGACTTTCTGGTGTGTTATGGATAAAACTAATTAAGAGACTTGGGGACTTGGGCCAGAAGAATCCACTTGGAGTACAACAGTTGGTAGAATTGCAGTTGAGTTGGAGATACCCAACAAAAACCGAGACCTCGAGTCCTTTCAGGTTTctaattttgtttggttttactAAAGAAAATGAACCTCAATAGGAGAGTTAAGAGTTGGCTGAGATTTCCTTGTCAAAAGCCAACATTCTAAGACTTACCATTATACCATTATGggataaaatatgatttatttcattacctctgagcaTAAAAATGTTCCCATACTTCTAGGAAATGACTGGCTCCTCCGTAGCCATGGTGACAAATAGTCATCAGAACTTTTTTTAAACCTGTTTCATCACTCAATGACAACTTCGCATCAGTACACACACTGCTGAAAGCCAGCCACCCAGCAGCCGCTTCACTGCTGTACCCACACTTCCAGAGCTAAAGGCAAACCAGTCTCTAGACACTCCTCCTCCTAAAAGTCCACCAACCCTTAATCTCCAGATTTTCCACAGCCCTATGAGGTCAGCTCCCTGTGTTGCTCGGAAATAAACTGTGCCACAAACGAAACATTTCCATGCTTAAGGGATAAACTCAGCTTTTTGTTTCAGATGTTATGTGGCAGTCTCTTATCATTTCTATGTCTCTGTAATCAGAGATCatgtcctttctttcattttttttcttttctttttcttttcacacctgcacttgaggcatatggaagttcccaggctaggggtcatatcggagctgcagctgccaggctacacgacagccacagctacgccagatccaagaacatctgtgacccacgccacagcttatggcaacacctgaatccttaacccactgatcaggccAGATgttgaactcgaatcctcacaagactatgtcaggttcttaaccagctgaattCCCTTTcttaacgggaactccctttctttctttcttcctttctttcggccgcatctgtgacatatggaagttccgaggctatgggtcaaattggagctgcagctgctggtctacgccacagccacagcaatgcaggatcttcaacccaccaagcaaggccagggatcgaacccaaatcctcatagagacaacgttGCATCCTACTGATTTTATTAATTaggtctttccttttccttcgtCCATCTTGCTAAAGGTTTGTCAGTTCTGTTGATACATTCAAAGAGCcaattttgcttctgttttctctattgtttttctactctttccatttatttccactctCATCTTTATCATAATTTCATGCCTGCTGATTGCTTTGAGttcagtttgcttttcttttttctttctttcttttttttttctttttttttttgtctttttaaggtccaaaccccagggcatatggacgttcccaggctaggggtcaaattggagctgtagctgctggccacagccacatcctcatggaaactagttggattcattaccactgagccacgccgggaactcctttAGTTTGCTTTTCTCGTCTCAtttcttaaagttaaaaaatgggTTATTCGTTTGAGAGCTATCTTcctttttaacataaatattatttacagctataaatttccctctaagcactctCGTTTGCTGCATCTCATAAGTTTCAGCACATTGTGCTTTCGTCTTCATTCATCTCAAAATATGTTCTGCTTTGTCTTTGGTTACTTTTGTGACCCACTGGTTGTTTAGGAGGGTGCTGTTCActttccacatgttgtgggtgtagcATTTGGTGACCCAGCTTAGGAAAAGTGGGCAGGTTATTTAAAACATGCACTGCTTAGAACAAAACAAagttaatttagttttttttttttttttggctttttgctatttctttaggccgctcccgcggcatatggaggttccccggctaggagtctaatcggagctgtagccgccagcctaagccagagccacagcaacgctggatccgagccgtgtctgcaacctacaccacagctcacggcaacgctggatcgttaacccactgagcaagggcagggaccgaaccctcaacctcatggttcctagtcggatttgttaaccactgcgccacgacgggaactcccaaagttaatttagaaataatgaaGTCTTCAAAGGTGACACTAGACAGGGTGAGTGCAAATGATTCTGGGAATATATTTGAAGCAAACTTAAGGGGAAGATACAAGAAATTAAAGTGAACCATACTATTTAGAATACAaatagaaagcagaaaataagaatattttgtcTATcatcaagaatataaaaaaaaacagttcagaaAAATGGTATTACATAAATATCGTTCTTAAAATGTAACCAAAATTTCATGGCTGCAAAAATGTTTTCACTTAAGTGACAACTAAAGTCAGTTTTAGAGCTCAATATTCTAATTAAGTttagaagtattttaaagttgcttttgaaatcttggaatttatttttatctctttcttcttccttcctctcccagtaACACTGAGCTATAAAATATAGCACATAGTAGGCTCATGATATGTGCACGTAACACATAAAAGACACCTTATGTCATTTAGCTGACAGATTTGATTTTTCTGACAAGAAGCTTAGGCAGCCATTTGTGAGggtcgatttaaaaaaaaaaaaatcagatcatcTCTGCAGATACAACAATTTGGCTTATGTGATTGCCCCAAAgcttagtcttaaaaaaaaaaagaaaaaaaaaaactccactgGGAAGAATCAGTAACATTAGGACAGGTAGTCACATACTATAACTCAGGAGGAGAACTGCTCTTTTAGGTAAAAATGAAATCGATTTTAAGTATTTTCCCGATGTATCTGAGTTTAACACAAGAAGGCTCTGCAGACAATAAACCTCACTCAAATAAGACTTTAATGCTGGCAGGCAGTCGTCCTATATGTTCCTGCTTTGTTCCCTTGTCTCCTCTTCTACACTTTTTCACACCTTCTCCTTTAAATTCACCGGTACCGCCTCCTATTGTCACTCCAGCCAATCAGGAGAGAAGTCCCACAGCATCTCcgcctgcgacctgcaccacagctcacagcaaagcctaAGTATAGAGTCTCATCATAAAGAATATACCATGTCACTATTACTCAGGGGAGACCAAAATTTTGACCTCACCCCATAAACCCCTTGGTAGCCCTCTCTGATTACAAACCTCTTCCTCACCTGCAGAAATAACTGTGATtctgacttttaaataaatatgccttctcttttcttcatagTTAATTACATCTGTATGTATTGATCAAAAATGCAGTTTAGTTTTGCCTGAGTTTTGTATAACTGAGTTGTGATTATTTCACCCAGCACTATGTGAGATTCCGCTATGGCACATGTATACctaattccttcttttctttcttttcttttttcttttttcttttttttgtcttttatttctttttagggccgcacccgag
This region includes:
- the LOC125111993 gene encoding LOW QUALITY PROTEIN: olfactory receptor 2AT4-like (The sequence of the model RefSeq protein was modified relative to this genomic sequence to represent the inferred CDS: deleted 2 bases in 1 codon), whose product is MEATTCNGSVGGSPVFYLVGLPSLPESLFLPVFFIFLLFYLLILTGNTLILVAVVTEPRLHKPMYFFLINLSALDILFTTTTVPKMLSLLLLGDHVLSFTSCLLQMYLFQSFTCSEAFILVVMAYDRYVAICRPLHYPVHMTPQTNAALAASAWLTALLLPIPAVAQTSHMAYDNIARIYHCFCDHLALVQASCSDTTPQTLMGFCIAMVVSFLPLLLVLLSYAHIVASVLRISSREGRSKAFSTCTSHLLVVGTYYSSIAIAYVAYRADLPLDFHIVGNVVYAILTPILNPLIYTLRNKDVKAAITKIMSQDPTWDRRL